CATAATTTATCCTTTATAAAAAGTGACTCTTGTGAGTCTCAACATTTACAGCAATAGACTCAGCATTTTAATTTACAACATTCACCAATGGAAAACTCAAACATTGATTCAGAAGTTTTCTcttggtttcagaaccagaaccaaAACCATTGCCTTAAATTTCATTCTTCTTGCTTTCCTCCGACCTCTCAATCTGCTCTTTATGGTATTCATCTTTTCCACCGTTCTTGATTTTGGTTTTGAGGGTTTCCTCCAATGCACCTGTTGTTTAGTTTTGACCTTTGACGAATCTTCATTGTAGTCAAATTGTATCCACTCTGAGTTTAAaaagtttgaacaaaaaaaaaggttaaactTTGAACAACTTCACGTGACATAGAAAGATTCTCTTCTTAATTTTCGTGTCATTGTGGATTATTGAATGAAAATCTTGGTCACACATTCTTCTTGATTCAGGATCTAGCTCAATGAGCAACACGGAGACCAACACTGTGGACGAAGAAGACGTCTGTGAGAGCAACAAGATGCGTGAGACAACCAAGAAACGGAAGCTGACACCAATCCAATTGTGTTTACTAGAGGAGAGTTTCGAAGAAGATAAACGACTCGAACCAGACAGGAAACTCTGGCTGGCCGAGAAGCTGGGTTTGCAGCCGACCCAAGTCGCTGTATGGTTCCAGAACAGAAGGGCTAGGTTCAAGACAAGACAGCTAGAGCTCGACTGCGACTCTCTTAAGGCTAGCTATGCTAAGCTCAAGACTGATAGGGACATTCTCTTTCGACAAAACCAAGCCCTCGAGAACAAGGTACATTTATTCTTAAAATGCGAATTTTACAGAGACTAAGTTAAACATTTTGATGAAACACTCAAACAGGTTGCTCTTCTCAAAGAGAAGCTGCAATTCCAAGAGAAACTCGAAACTCAGTCTATGGAAGCCGAGAAGCTTGGGGAAGAAGGTAGCTCGGTGAAAAGCGATAATACGCagtacactgaagaagaagaaggcttgGGAAGTAATCAATACAGCTTCCCGGAGCTTGCAGCTCTCGGATTCTACTATGACCCAACAATGAGTGCTTCAAATCTAGGGTTGTGAGCTTGTAACACTCTAGGTCTACATCCCGTGTGGCCCAAGATAACTTATctgcttctttctttttcttaggGTTCATATTGAGGCGAAATAAACGTTGAATATTTTCATGGTtggtaataaaaaatttatgaataaagatattaattttCTTGCAAGTTAAACGTACGTTATGTTATAGCCATCCATGGTGTTAAAGTACTACGACCTTTCATAGAAGTCGACCGACAATACCATATTTTTCAATGACTAGAGAATCCAAAGGTTGTGTGTATTTTTTCAAATGATATGATGTGATCATTTAGCTGTCCAAATGTATATACACTACGGCTGATAACATGTTATATGCTACATTTCCAAATAGTCAATGATTGAAATAGTAGAAAGGAGAATTGATTCTATCATTTGAAAAGGACTAGCATTATTTGATTTATGATAATACAACAAATTAGTTTGTGAAATTGAAAATAGACAGAACTCTTCTTTATCCGAATCACGACCCATGGCGATGTTCAAAACTCAGCACAATCTTTTGAATGGCCACGTGTGCGGATCAGATGACTCGGATCCAGATATTTCTGCCGTCCACGTCAGTGTGGGACCTTTTAGTACAACACACATAGATTTTCTCTGCATTAAAAATATCGAGTTAAGGTCAGACAGACGACACGTGGCAAAGTATGTTTGGAAGTGCTGAAGGATTGGAGTTTTATGGGTCCATCGATATGTCATGTCTCTCTCTCAACTTCTCAACATGTGGACACTTCAAAGTAAAAGTGGAGTTACTATGTGGGCCTTCTTCCGATGTTAAGCCCATTTACTTTAAGCCCAAGAACTCAAATTAACTTTAGCCAGTTAGGTTCAAACTACGTCGTTTAAGTCACTGTGCAAAGCATCAGAGACGGTCGAGTAATGGCCGAACACGGTGGGATAACTCCGGCTCCGGCCGATGAAGAAGAACAAGTGTGGAGCTGGGGCGCAGGAACGGACGGCCAACTAGGGACTGCTAAGCTGAAAGACGAGCATATCCCGCAGCTTCTCTCGCTGACGTCACTTGCTTCCATATCCATGCTCGCATGTGGCGGCGCTCACGTCATTGCCTTGACTTCTGGTAACCCTCCCTTCAAATCTTCGATTAAGTATTCTTCTGATCCGACATTtaaagtatgtttttttttttaatttgcaggTGGTAAGGTGTTGACATGGGGAAGGGGAAACTCTGGTCAATTAGGACATGGGGACATGCTCGACTCTTCTTTGCCAAAACCAGTATCTTTCTTCGACGACTATGTTGTAACTCAAGCCTCAGCTGGATGGAGCCACTCTGGTTTTGTTTCAGGTAAACTTAACATGGAGGTTTGAAACTGCTTAGGAGGCAAAGAGATTGATCTCCCTTTTGTGTTTTTTCTTGTGTGTTAGATTCCGGTTGCCTTTTTACATGTGGCAATGGCTCATTTGGTCAGCTTGGTCATGGTGATAATATGTCACTTTGCTCTCCAGCTAAAGTCTCTTACTTTGCCGACAAGAGTGTGAAGATGGTAGCTTGTGGTATGCGCCACTCACTTGTCTTGTTCGCTGGTAAAAACATCTGATACTGCTGCATTCACCAGCTCTTCAATAAAAGTATGTTTTCTCATTTGATTTTTCTTGTCTTCTTCAGGAAATCAAGTGTGCGGATTCGGATCTGGGAAACGCGGACAGCTTGGTTTCTCATCAGACAAAACTAAGTCACTAGTAAATCTTCCATGTCTTGTCTCTGGATTAGAAGATGTTGAGGTTGTTCGTATAGCAGCTAATGGAGACCATAGTGCAGCTATCTCCGGTTAACTCTTTAAGTCTCTCATGTTcagtttcttttaatttctcgAATCATGCGTCTGTTTTGTTAAACTCGTATTGCGATGTGCTTGACCAGCTAATGGACAGATGTTCAGTTGGGGAAGAGGATTCTGCGGCAGCCCTGATGTTCAAACCCCTCACTGTTTTCATTCATCTCTTTCTTTCAGAGATGTTGCTTTAGGATGGAATCATGCTCTGTTACTAACCGGTAATTTCTGTGTAGATGCAACAGTTACCTTCTATTAGCTCATTGAACTCATTTCATCTGCTCATGGACTTGTTGAACAGCTGATGGCAAAGTTTCCAAGCTTGGGAACACCCTTAATACACAATCCGACAAGCAACAACTGCAAGTAGATCCGTCTGAACCTTTTTTGGAGAAAGTTCCAGGTTTTGATGGAGTTAAAGTTGTGCAGATTGCAGCAGGAGCAGAGCATTCTGCTGCTGTAACAGGTGGCAATTCATCTCTTTGTTCTCCAGACTTTCTGagttataaacaaacaaacctgTGAATATGCCTTTGCAGAGAGTGGAGAAGTTCAGACATGGGGATGGGGTGAACATGGTCAGCTAGGTCTTGGAAACACCAATGATCATAACAATCCTCAACTGGTGAGTCTAGGAAGTATAGACCACCGGACACAAGAGACCAAAGTATATTGCGGAAGTGGATTTACATATGTAGTAAGGCGAATACAAAAGCGTTCTTCATCATAGAAATGGATGTATCATATCTAATGTGTGTAACATTGTACGATGTGAGAAGTCAATTGTTTGCATTATTCTCGTCAGAGGAATAGTCATTACAATGATGAAAATTGAgatatacagatttttttttcttactttcttgttttttcaaGATTAAAAAACCTACAGCTCTACTGCTTTCCCTGGCTACCTTGCTCTACTTGAAAGTGaaaattacaaaagaaactaaaaccctaatgatTCAGTTCAATGCTCCATGGATGGTGGGATTAGCAATGACCTCACGAGATGATGAGCAGATTGTTTTCATATCCATCACAAGTAACAATGGGTCGAAGCGGGTCCACTTTCCACTGGCCATCAACTACAAACTTTATCTGTGAAGAAAATGTAGCGAGGCTAAGAACTTGGTTTGGCTCATAAACTGGTAACATATTAGACGCAGATACTGCTTTGATTGAATGATCTAACCTGGTATTTTCCAGGATATAGCTTCAGCGACAAAGAGAAGACTCCGTTCTGTgctttcttcattttcctctaCTTGCaaaatgataaaacaaattaaGTACAAGTGAATCACTTAGATTAATCCGTTTGTTCCTTAATCCATATGAACTCACCTGAGTTGACCAACCGTCAAATGAACCCGTTAGTAAAACTTCCGAGGCTGAGTTAGGCCATACTATGGATGCAGTCCGGAGTAACCGTAAAGCTCTCCTTGCATGATCtatttttctctgtttctccCTTACAATCCTCTGTGCGTCTctagaagaaaaagaagttaACCAATGTGAGAGACAATAGCATAATCTTCTCCCTTTTCACATAAAGTAATGAGAGCATAACATACATTATAGCCATAGACATCTTTCCTTCGAGAACAGCTAGCTTTGCCCTCGTAGACCGTAGCTTGTTCTGGGCATATATGATTTCATTCTCTTTGAACTCCCAATCATCATTGAGGTTCTCCAAGTTTCCAGATTTTATCTCACTATCCTACAtgaaatcataaaccaaaaataagcCAAATGTTAATCATTTATAGAATCGCTACTATTTTGATCAGTCAAATAGAGAAAGGATTCTAGGTCCCATCCGTTCAAACAATCACACACGAAGACATGAAAACATACGTTACCTTGCTTGTTACAACTTCATCAGGAGGAGACCTAAGGGATTGAAGAACAGAAGAAAGTTCTGACTGGAGATTCTGAAGACGGCTTTTGatatgagttgtatttatatcTTCAGAgtaagatgcagttttgtctttTCCGTTTGAATCCTTATTCGTATCATCCTTCTTTAGACCAACCAAGCTACTTGAAGATATTTCAGCAGCTGTacaaatgtttattaattttctgTCCACCATTCTGAgctcattaatttttataaaatggaaaAAACGAATAGAGGAAACCAAGttgctttggtctagtggtataggagctccagctggagtgcccgcccctgggttcgagccttggccacTGCGGAATTTAACATATGGGCTGCAGCatccgagaccgaagaccgttacacggtgagccacatggtgacgccctggcagcgtccatgctcacttcggtctctagtctggaccacctcggtggggccaggatactcggttagcaaaaaaaaaaaaaaaaaaaaaaaaaaat
The nucleotide sequence above comes from Brassica napus cultivar Da-Ae chromosome A9, Da-Ae, whole genome shotgun sequence. Encoded proteins:
- the LOC106399525 gene encoding homeobox-leucine zipper protein ATHB-54, with product MENSNIDSEVFSWFQNQNQNHCLKFHSSCFPPTSQSALYGSSSMSNTETNTVDEEDVCESNKMRETTKKRKLTPIQLCLLEESFEEDKRLEPDRKLWLAEKLGLQPTQVAVWFQNRRARFKTRQLELDCDSLKASYAKLKTDRDILFRQNQALENKVALLKEKLQFQEKLETQSMEAEKLGEEGSSVKSDNTQYTEEEEGLGSNQYSFPELAALGFYYDPTMSASNLGL
- the LOC106399220 gene encoding ultraviolet-B receptor UVR8-like isoform X1 gives rise to the protein MAEHGGITPAPADEEEQVWSWGAGTDGQLGTAKLKDEHIPQLLSLTSLASISMLACGGAHVIALTSGGKVLTWGRGNSGQLGHGDMLDSSLPKPVSFFDDYVVTQASAGWSHSGFVSDSGCLFTCGNGSFGQLGHGDNMSLCSPAKVSYFADKSVKMVACGMRHSLVLFAGNQVCGFGSGKRGQLGFSSDKTKSLVNLPCLVSGLEDVEVVRIAANGDHSAAISANGQMFSWGRGFCGSPDVQTPHCFHSSLSFRDVALGWNHALLLTADGKVSKLGNTLNTQSDKQQLQVDPSEPFLEKVPGFDGVKVVQIAAGAEHSAAVTESGEVQTWGWGEHGQLGLGNTNDHNNPQLVSLGSIDHRTQETKVYCGSGFTYVVRRIQKRSSS
- the LOC106399220 gene encoding ultraviolet-B receptor UVR8-like isoform X2, encoding MAEHGGITPAPADEEEQVWSWGAGTDGQLGTAKLKDEHIPQLLSLTSLASISMLACGGAHVIALTSGGKVLTWGRGNSGQLGHGDMLDSSLPKPVSFFDDYVVTQASAGWSHSGFVSDSGCLFTCGNGSFGQLGHGDNMSLCSPAKVSYFADKSVKMVACGNQVCGFGSGKRGQLGFSSDKTKSLVNLPCLVSGLEDVEVVRIAANGDHSAAISANGQMFSWGRGFCGSPDVQTPHCFHSSLSFRDVALGWNHALLLTADGKVSKLGNTLNTQSDKQQLQVDPSEPFLEKVPGFDGVKVVQIAAGAEHSAAVTESGEVQTWGWGEHGQLGLGNTNDHNNPQLVSLGSIDHRTQETKVYCGSGFTYVVRRIQKRSSS